One Lycium barbarum isolate Lr01 chromosome 5, ASM1917538v2, whole genome shotgun sequence genomic window carries:
- the LOC132642317 gene encoding uncharacterized protein LOC132642317 has protein sequence MVFVDQEVIWKKHPHHKQQPGVCYWCLGERLINLSTSTPTISLSSSSCTYSSLSSSASSTSDSPRHRRITSDVVGPFSFSFVSIISAGVGAGGVLKKSKSIAFVARGGRSGLLNGQKKKKGFWSKLIRSRGKKTKSVLVH, from the coding sequence ATGGTTTTTGTTGACCAAGAAGTAATATGGAAGAAGCACCCACATCACAAGCAGCAGCCTGGAGTATGTTATTGGTGTCTTGGAGAAAGACTCATTAATCTTTCTACTTCAACACCAACAATATCACTAAGTTCTTCATCATGTACGTATTCTTCTTTGTCTTCCTCTGCTTCTTCCACTTCTGATTCTCCCCGCCATCGTCGGATCACCTCCGACGTCGTGGGtcccttctctttctctttcgTGAGCATTATCAGTGCCGGTGTCGGTGCCGGAGGAGTTTTGAAGAAGAGTAAATCAATAGCTTTTGTTGCAAGAGGTGGTAGAAGTGGATTGTTGAATgggcaaaagaagaaaaaaggattTTGGTCAAAGTTGATAAGGTCCAGGGGTAAAAAGACCAAAAGTGTTCTTGTACATTAA